A genome region from Erigeron canadensis isolate Cc75 chromosome 3, C_canadensis_v1, whole genome shotgun sequence includes the following:
- the LOC122591824 gene encoding uncharacterized protein LOC122591824, which produces MDDMANSNDVQHRRYVNREREVGHQILLNDWFVDEPKYDDAYFRKKFRMEKTMFLKIVDDIEANFPYFQEGFDARRRRSFRTIQKVCSAVRQLATGNPPDEYDEYLHMAARTGRESLDHFCDAIIKLYGREYLRRPTQHDVARIFEAHEQHYHMPGMLGSIDCTHVEWLNCPRHLRGQYTRGDHGVPTIMLEITASQDTWIWHAYFGVTTSQHTWITALRAEKGSFEPLR; this is translated from the exons ATGGACGACATGGCAAACTCTAACGACGTTCAACACCGTAGATACGTCAATCGAGAACGTGAAGTCGGTCATCAAATACTACTAAATGATTGGTTTGTTGACGAACCAAAATACGACGATGCTTACTTTCGAAAAAAGTTTCGTATGGAGAAAACCatgtttttaaaaatcgtcGACGACATCGAAGCAAATTTTCCATATTTTCAAGAGGGGTTCGATGCGCGTAGGAGAAGAAGCTTTAGGACGATCCAAAAAGTGTGCTCGGCGGTACGTCAACTCGCTACGGGCAATCCACCTGACGAGTACGATGAGTACTTGCATATGGCCGCTCGAACCGGGCGCGAGTCTCTTGACCATTTTTGTGACGCCATCATTAAGTTGTATGGTCGAGAGTACTTACGTAGGCCTACTCAACACGACGTTGCTCGCATTTTCGAGGCACACGAACAACACTATCACATGCCAgggatgcttggtagcatcgatTGTACACACGTCGAGTGGTTAAATTGTCCTAGACACTTGAGAGGACAATATACGAGAGGCGACCATGGCGTTCCCACTATTATGCTTGAGATCACCGCTTCTCAAGATacgtggatttggcatgcttattTTGGTGTGACCACTTCTCAACATACGTGGATCAccgccctaagggct GAGAAAGGGTCGTTTGAGCCTTTAAGGTGA
- the LOC122591315 gene encoding protein EXORDIUM-like 2, whose protein sequence is MAQIYHTAIFLILTFLSFQKSFCALVTQSPLVLTYHKGELLKGPLTVNLVWYGKFTPTQRSIIVDFLQSLNTIKRATKIQTPLPSVAIWWKTTEKYHNGSSSTVVGKQILDENYSLGKSLKNYHIRYLATKIAGPNSINLVLTAKEVGVEGFCMSRCGTHGSTKQISGNKRVAYGWVGNSETQCPGQCAWPFHQPIYGPQSPPLVSPNGDVGVDGMIINIATVLAGAVTNPFNKGYFQGPANAPLEAVSACTGIFGSGSYPGYAGQLLVDKVTGASYNAHGLNGRKYLVPAMWDPKTSVCSTLV, encoded by the exons ATGGCACAAATTTACCATACTGCCATTTTCCTTATCCTAACTTTTTTAAGCTtccaaaaatcattttgtgCACTTGTGACACAATCTCCTTTGGTGTTAACTTACCACAAAGGTGAACTGTTAAAAGGCCCATTGACAGTAAATCTTGTATGGTATGGTAAATTTACACCTACCCAAAGATCAATAATAGTTGATTTCTTACAATCTTTGAACACTATTAAACGTGCAACAAAAATACAAACGCCACTTCCTTCTGTAGCAATATGGTGGAAAACAACTGAAAAGTATCACAACGGGTCTTCATCAACTGTTGTTGGAAAACAAATTCTTGATGAAAATTACTCCCTAGGTAAATCTTTGAAAAATTACCATATTCGTTATTTGGCTACTAAAATTGCTGGACCAAATTCTATCAACTTGGTTCTTACTGCAAAAGAAGTTGGTGTTGAAGGGTTTTGTATGAGTAGGTGTGGCACTCACGGATCCACCAAACAAATTAG tGGGAACAAAAGAGTGGCGTACGGATGGGTTGGAAACTCGGAAACACAATGTCCGGGTCAATGTGCGTGGCCATTTCACCAACCAATTTACGGCCCACAATCACCTCCGTTAGTTTCGCCTAACGGAGACGTTGGAGTTGATGGAATGATCATCAACATAGCAACAGTTTTAGCTGGCGCCGTTACTAACCCATTTAACAAAGGTTATTTCCAAGGCCCGGCAAATGCACCATTGGAAGCTGTGTCAGCATGTACTGGAATATTCGGGTCGGGTTCTTACCCGGGTTATGCGGGTCAACTATTAGTGGATAAGGTTACTGGCGCTAGCTATAATGCGCACGGATTAAATGGGAGAAAGTATTTAGTACCAGCTATGTGGGACCCAAAGACCTCTGTTTGTAGTACATTAGTGTGA
- the LOC122591825 gene encoding uncharacterized protein LOC122591825 translates to MSGDKNKSVFSNEVVIPLSSYQCPILNNTNYTLWTLRIKKILVANGIWDLVEGMGTSKEIDIKNDSFASAYLFQGLPEDLQMQVAGCETAKEIWDSLKSRFVGTEDVQQAHSQQLKSEFERLIMKENESIDSFAGKMMSIITKAATCGLTFDEQTKVRKTLNAIPDKFIPIVATIEMVVDFKEVKLEEVIEKLKTYEERRKFRKESGEDNSEKLLFTRQGNGRNYERNYGNNRLGGGNQTRGRGQGRFMRDNRNEDSFDRWKKSPGDQNYPR, encoded by the coding sequence ATGTCGGGagataaaaacaaaagtgtatTTTCAAACGAAGTCGTCATACCGTTATCATCCTATCAATGTCCAATTCTAAACAATACGAACTATACACTATGGACATTAAGAATTAAGAAGATACTTGTGGCAAATGGAATATGGGATCTAGTAGAAGGAATGGGTACATCAAAAGAGATCGATATAAAAAATGATAGTTTTGCATCTGCATATCTATTCCAAGGATTGCCCGAAGATTTGCAAATGCAAGTTGCGGGATGTGAAACAGCAAAAGAAATTTGGGACTCATTAAAGTCTAGATTTGTTGGCACAGAAGATGTTCAACAAGCGCACTCGCAACAATTGAAATCAGAATTTGAGAGACTCattatgaaagaaaatgaatCAATAGATTCATTTGCCGGAAAGATGATGAGTATTATTACAAAGGCTGCTACATGTGGATTGACATTTGATGAACAAACGAAAGTACGAAAAACACTCAACGCAATACCAGATAAGTTTATACCAATAGTAGCAACCATTGAAATGGTTGTTGATTTTAAGGAAGTGAAATTGGAGGAGGTTATTGAGAAACTTAAGACTTACGAAGAAAGGCGTAAGTTTAGAAAAGAAAGTGGAGAAGATAATAGTGAGAAGTTGTTGTTCACACGCCAAGGGAATGGCAGAAATTATGAACGCAACTATGGGAATAATAGACTAGGAGGTGGTAATCAGACAAGAGGAAGAGGCCAAGGAAGATTCATGAGAGATAATAGAAATGAAGATAGTTTCGATAGATGGAAGAAAAGCCCTGGAGATCAAAACTATCCAAGATGA
- the LOC122593409 gene encoding ABC transporter G family member 1-like isoform X1 → MEHYSGHMDTKIPHEVEIFSHTPKLSHHDQQVKCTSYDNGVNLTWEDLWVTVPDAKNGGNRSILQGVTGYARPGEILAIMGPSGSGKSTLLDALAGRLDSKTRQSGDILVNGIKKTLAYGTSAYVTQDDTLMTTLTVRESVYYSAQLQLPDFMSKADKKERAESTIREMGLQDSMDTRIGGWGAKGLSGGQKRRVSICIEILTRPNLLFLDEPTSGLDSAASYYVMSRIAKLDQHEGRTIIASIHQPCSEVFELFHNLCLLSSGRTIYFGPTRSANEFFAINGFPCPSFQNPSDHFLRTINKDFDEDIEQGYTERKHTEEVIDTLIDSYKSSAIFQEVNNRVSEICKKVSQGDETLEEKKNHASFSTQSLVLTKRSLINMNRDLGYYWLRLGIYIVLSLGLGTIFYDVGSTYSSIQARSSMLMFVVSFLTFMTIGGFPSFVEDMKVFERERLNGHYSTGSFVIANTISSTPFLLLVSVIPGSLAYYLTGLHTGLDHFAYYTSILFSSMLLVESLMMIVANMVPNYLMGIIIGAGIQGFLLLDGGFFRLPKDLPNPFWKYPLFYVGFHKYAYQGLFKNEFQGANYVYNDAGVQKIMDGAYILREQWQVEMGYSKWINLVIILGMVVIYRALFWVIIMIVEKVKSGLLRGLMFSFPKKQKVQVMANHLATPSH, encoded by the exons ATGGAACATTATTCTGGTCACATGGATACAAAGATTCCCCATGAAGTGGAGATCTTTTCTCATACCCCAAAATTATCACATCATGATCAACAAGTTAAATGTACGAGTTATGATAATGGTGTGAATTTGACATGGGAAGACCTATGGGTGACGGTTCCTGATGCGAAAAATGGTGGAAACCGATCCATACTTCAAGGCGTCACCGGATATGCTAGACCCGGTGAGATCCTAGCCATTATGGGTCCTTCTGGTTCCGGAAAATCCACCCTACTTGATGCACTTGCAG GGAGACTAGACTCTAAAACTAGACAGAGTGGTGACATTCTTGTAAATGGAATCAAGAAAACCTTGGCATATGGAACATCG GCTTATGTAACTCAAGACGACACATTGATGACAACTCTTACTGTCCGTGAAAGTGTCTACTATTCCGCACAGCTCCAGCTACCCGACTTCATGTCAAAAGCAGATAAGAAGGAAAGAGCTGAATCAACCATAAGAGAAATGGGCCTTCAAGATTCCATGGACACGAGAATTGGAGGTTGGGGAGCTAAAGGCCTAAGTGGAGGCCAAAAAAGACGTGTTAGCATCTGCATTGAGATCCTAACACGGCCTAACCTTCTTTTCCTTGACGAGCCAACAAGTGGCCTTGATAGTGCAGCTTCATACTATGTGATGAGTAGAATCGCAAAGCTTGATCAACACGAAGGACGGACGATCATTGCATCCATTCACCAACCTTGTAGTGAAGTGTTTGAGCTTTTTCATAACCTTTGCCTTCTTTCTTCTGGAAGAACTATTTATTTCGGGCCCACAAGATCTGCAAATGAA ttttttgcTATAAATGGCTTCCCTTGCCCGAGTTTCCAGAATCCGTCTGATCACTTTCTTAGAACAATAAACAAGGATTTTGATGAG GATATCGAACAAGGGTACACGGAAAGGAAACATACCGAGGAAGTCATTGATACCTTAATCGATTCATACAAGTCATCAGCAATTTTCCAAGAAGTTAACAACAGAGTTTCTGAAATATGCAAAAAG GTATCTCAGGGAGATGAAACacttgaagaaaagaaaaatcatgCTAGTTTCTCAACTCAAAGTCTTGTACTCACAAAACGCTCTCTAATCAATATGAATCGAGATCTTGGGTACTACTGGTTGCGCCTCGGTATTTATATAGTACTTTCCTTAGGCCTTGGAACCATCTTCTATGATGTTGGCTCAACTTACAGTTCTATTCAg gCTAGAAGTTCAATGCTGATGTTTGTGGTGTCATTCTTAACATTCATGACCATTGGCGGATTTCCCTCATTTGTGGAAGACATGAAGGTGTTCGAACGTGAAAGATTAAATGGACATTACTCAACTGGCTCATTCGTTATAGCCAACACGATATCTTCAACACCATTCTTGTTACTAGTATCCGTGATTCCTGGATCACTAGCATATTACCTCACAGGACTTCATACAGGACTTGATCACTTTGCATACTACACTTCCATACTCTTTTCCAGTATGTTACTTGTCGAAAGCCTAATGATGATCGTCGCCAATATGGTTCCCAATTATTTAATGGGAATCATAATCGGCGCAGGGATCCAAGGCTTTCTATTGTTAGATGGTGGATTCTTTCGCTTACCAAAGGATTTACCAAATCCTTTTTGGAAGTACCCGTTGTTTTACGTTGGATTTCACAAGTATGCTTATCAAGGTTTGTTCAAGAACGAGTTTCAAGGAGCGAACTATGTTTATAACGACGCAGGAGTGCAAAAAATCATGGATGGAGCGTATATATTAAGAGAGCAATGGCAAGTTGAAATGGGTTACTCAAAGTGGATTAATTTGGTGATCATACTAGGGATGGTGGTAATCTATAGGGCTTTGTTTTGGGTTATAATTATGATTGTGGAGAAAGTTAAGTCTGGTTTATTAAGAGGCTTGATGTTCTCTTTTCCAAAGAAGCAGAAAGTTCAAGTGATGGCAAATCATCTAGCCACGCCTTCGCATTAA
- the LOC122593409 gene encoding ABC transporter G family member 1-like isoform X2 yields the protein MEHYSGHMDTKIPHEVEIFSHTPKLSHHDQQVKCTSYDNGVNLTWEDLWVTVPDAKNGGNRSILQGVTGYARPGEILAIMGPSGSGKSTLLDALAGRLDSKTRQSGDILVNGIKKTLAYGTSAYVTQDDTLMTTLTVRESVYYSAQLQLPDFMSKADKKERAESTIREMGLQDSMDTRIGGWGAKGLSGGQKRRVSICIEILTRPNLLFLDEPTSGLDSAASYYVMSRIAKLDQHEGRTIIASIHQPCSEVFELFHNLCLLSSGRTIYFGPTRSANEFFAINGFPCPSFQNPSDHFLRTINKDFDEDIEQGYTERKHTEEVIDTLIDSYKSSAIFQEVNNRVSEICKKGDETLEEKKNHASFSTQSLVLTKRSLINMNRDLGYYWLRLGIYIVLSLGLGTIFYDVGSTYSSIQARSSMLMFVVSFLTFMTIGGFPSFVEDMKVFERERLNGHYSTGSFVIANTISSTPFLLLVSVIPGSLAYYLTGLHTGLDHFAYYTSILFSSMLLVESLMMIVANMVPNYLMGIIIGAGIQGFLLLDGGFFRLPKDLPNPFWKYPLFYVGFHKYAYQGLFKNEFQGANYVYNDAGVQKIMDGAYILREQWQVEMGYSKWINLVIILGMVVIYRALFWVIIMIVEKVKSGLLRGLMFSFPKKQKVQVMANHLATPSH from the exons ATGGAACATTATTCTGGTCACATGGATACAAAGATTCCCCATGAAGTGGAGATCTTTTCTCATACCCCAAAATTATCACATCATGATCAACAAGTTAAATGTACGAGTTATGATAATGGTGTGAATTTGACATGGGAAGACCTATGGGTGACGGTTCCTGATGCGAAAAATGGTGGAAACCGATCCATACTTCAAGGCGTCACCGGATATGCTAGACCCGGTGAGATCCTAGCCATTATGGGTCCTTCTGGTTCCGGAAAATCCACCCTACTTGATGCACTTGCAG GGAGACTAGACTCTAAAACTAGACAGAGTGGTGACATTCTTGTAAATGGAATCAAGAAAACCTTGGCATATGGAACATCG GCTTATGTAACTCAAGACGACACATTGATGACAACTCTTACTGTCCGTGAAAGTGTCTACTATTCCGCACAGCTCCAGCTACCCGACTTCATGTCAAAAGCAGATAAGAAGGAAAGAGCTGAATCAACCATAAGAGAAATGGGCCTTCAAGATTCCATGGACACGAGAATTGGAGGTTGGGGAGCTAAAGGCCTAAGTGGAGGCCAAAAAAGACGTGTTAGCATCTGCATTGAGATCCTAACACGGCCTAACCTTCTTTTCCTTGACGAGCCAACAAGTGGCCTTGATAGTGCAGCTTCATACTATGTGATGAGTAGAATCGCAAAGCTTGATCAACACGAAGGACGGACGATCATTGCATCCATTCACCAACCTTGTAGTGAAGTGTTTGAGCTTTTTCATAACCTTTGCCTTCTTTCTTCTGGAAGAACTATTTATTTCGGGCCCACAAGATCTGCAAATGAA ttttttgcTATAAATGGCTTCCCTTGCCCGAGTTTCCAGAATCCGTCTGATCACTTTCTTAGAACAATAAACAAGGATTTTGATGAG GATATCGAACAAGGGTACACGGAAAGGAAACATACCGAGGAAGTCATTGATACCTTAATCGATTCATACAAGTCATCAGCAATTTTCCAAGAAGTTAACAACAGAGTTTCTGAAATATGCAAAAAG GGAGATGAAACacttgaagaaaagaaaaatcatgCTAGTTTCTCAACTCAAAGTCTTGTACTCACAAAACGCTCTCTAATCAATATGAATCGAGATCTTGGGTACTACTGGTTGCGCCTCGGTATTTATATAGTACTTTCCTTAGGCCTTGGAACCATCTTCTATGATGTTGGCTCAACTTACAGTTCTATTCAg gCTAGAAGTTCAATGCTGATGTTTGTGGTGTCATTCTTAACATTCATGACCATTGGCGGATTTCCCTCATTTGTGGAAGACATGAAGGTGTTCGAACGTGAAAGATTAAATGGACATTACTCAACTGGCTCATTCGTTATAGCCAACACGATATCTTCAACACCATTCTTGTTACTAGTATCCGTGATTCCTGGATCACTAGCATATTACCTCACAGGACTTCATACAGGACTTGATCACTTTGCATACTACACTTCCATACTCTTTTCCAGTATGTTACTTGTCGAAAGCCTAATGATGATCGTCGCCAATATGGTTCCCAATTATTTAATGGGAATCATAATCGGCGCAGGGATCCAAGGCTTTCTATTGTTAGATGGTGGATTCTTTCGCTTACCAAAGGATTTACCAAATCCTTTTTGGAAGTACCCGTTGTTTTACGTTGGATTTCACAAGTATGCTTATCAAGGTTTGTTCAAGAACGAGTTTCAAGGAGCGAACTATGTTTATAACGACGCAGGAGTGCAAAAAATCATGGATGGAGCGTATATATTAAGAGAGCAATGGCAAGTTGAAATGGGTTACTCAAAGTGGATTAATTTGGTGATCATACTAGGGATGGTGGTAATCTATAGGGCTTTGTTTTGGGTTATAATTATGATTGTGGAGAAAGTTAAGTCTGGTTTATTAAGAGGCTTGATGTTCTCTTTTCCAAAGAAGCAGAAAGTTCAAGTGATGGCAAATCATCTAGCCACGCCTTCGCATTAA